A single region of the Dehalobacter sp. 12DCB1 genome encodes:
- a CDS encoding nucleoside recognition domain-containing protein has product MVNLIWLVMLISGIIVAALNGNIDQVTASALQASELGIGVAIQLMGVMSLWLGIMHIAEKAGLIRHLARISAPVIRKLFPSLRADSPAFGPIVMNLCANILGLGNAATPFGLKAMQELQKENLDQETASPAMITFLALNTSCITIIPATIIAVRMKAGSANPVEIIGTTVFATGCAMASAIIADVLFRKRNG; this is encoded by the coding sequence ATGGTCAATTTGATCTGGCTGGTTATGCTGATCAGCGGCATTATTGTTGCTGCCCTGAATGGAAATATTGATCAGGTCACCGCGTCGGCCCTTCAGGCTTCTGAACTTGGGATAGGAGTGGCAATCCAGTTAATGGGTGTCATGAGCCTCTGGCTGGGCATCATGCATATTGCCGAAAAAGCAGGGCTCATCCGGCATCTGGCCAGAATAAGCGCCCCAGTAATCAGAAAGCTTTTTCCGTCTCTCCGGGCGGACAGTCCTGCTTTTGGTCCTATAGTCATGAATCTCTGTGCAAATATTCTCGGTCTGGGTAATGCTGCAACACCGTTTGGCTTGAAGGCCATGCAGGAGCTGCAGAAAGAAAACCTGGATCAGGAAACAGCTAGTCCTGCGATGATTACATTTCTTGCGTTAAACACATCCTGTATCACGATTATTCCGGCTACAATCATTGCTGTCAGAATGAAAGCCGGCTCGGCCAATCCGGTTGAAATCATTGGAACGACGGTTTTTGCCACAGGGTGTGCCATGGCCTCAGCCATCATTGCCGATGTTCTTTTTAGAAAGAGGAACGGATGA
- a CDS encoding Fur family transcriptional regulator: protein MVVKEFNQLLKEKGYKFTNQRQYVFEVVTENRGKHLNSQEIFELVRNRFPEIGVATVYRTLSLLEAMGLIYGVDFEDGSRRYDIVKDDEEHRHHHLICLECGAIKEVEEDLLGTIEENILKKNKFKVIDHRVKFYGYCEKCLAKTECDQ, encoded by the coding sequence ATGGTAGTCAAAGAGTTTAACCAGCTCTTAAAGGAAAAAGGCTATAAATTTACCAATCAAAGACAGTATGTTTTTGAGGTAGTAACGGAAAACCGGGGAAAGCACCTGAACAGTCAGGAAATTTTTGAACTTGTACGTAATAGATTCCCCGAAATTGGTGTTGCTACCGTCTACAGGACGTTGTCACTATTGGAAGCGATGGGACTGATTTACGGTGTTGATTTTGAAGATGGATCCCGTAGGTACGATATCGTGAAAGATGACGAGGAACACCGGCACCATCATTTGATTTGTCTGGAGTGCGGGGCTATTAAAGAAGTTGAGGAAGATTTGCTCGGAACAATTGAAGAAAACATTCTGAAGAAGAATAAATTTAAAGTGATTGACCACCGTGTTAAATTTTATGGTTATTGCGAAAAATGTCTGGCAAAGACCGAATGTGATCAATAA
- the ybaK gene encoding Cys-tRNA(Pro) deacylase, whose protein sequence is MAVNQKTNVIRTLESKEIRHEVYKYEVDDGLIDAISVARKMGYDPDRVFKTLVTTGKTTGINVFVIPGNCELDLKKAAEAAGDKNIEMLKSKELLPLTGYIHGGCSPIGMKKDFPTYLEEMASEYDYIMISAGKIGMQVKIDPAELVKLTDAKLADLV, encoded by the coding sequence ATGGCAGTAAATCAAAAAACAAACGTCATAAGGACCCTCGAATCAAAAGAAATCCGGCATGAAGTCTATAAGTATGAAGTGGATGACGGACTGATTGACGCTATATCCGTAGCTCGGAAGATGGGATATGACCCGGACCGGGTATTTAAAACGCTTGTTACAACCGGAAAAACAACGGGAATCAATGTTTTCGTTATCCCTGGAAATTGCGAGCTGGATTTAAAAAAAGCAGCCGAGGCAGCCGGGGATAAAAATATAGAGATGCTTAAATCTAAAGAACTTTTACCGCTCACGGGCTATATTCACGGCGGCTGTTCCCCAATCGGGATGAAAAAGGATTTTCCGACCTATCTTGAGGAGATGGCCTCGGAATATGATTACATCATGATTAGTGCGGGAAAAATTGGGATGCAGGTGAAAATCGATCCGGCAGAACTCGTCAAACTGACGGATGCCAAGCTGGCTGACCTTGTTTAG
- the ytfJ gene encoding GerW family sporulation protein has protein sequence MDEHPIENLMQTAMDSIQKMINVNTVIGDPVETPSGSVIIPVSRVSCGFAAGGSEFSSAEGEKEEEKKNENTSKMPFGGGSGGGVSVKPVGFLVVNQNQVRLLPVEGNMIAERIIDEMPNLMDKFSHMVNRKRFHREDGYEERC, from the coding sequence ATGGATGAACATCCAATTGAAAATCTCATGCAGACAGCGATGGATAGTATCCAAAAAATGATAAATGTGAACACGGTGATCGGAGACCCGGTCGAAACACCAAGTGGTTCTGTGATTATACCTGTTTCCAGGGTATCCTGCGGTTTCGCAGCCGGCGGCAGTGAATTCTCTTCCGCTGAGGGAGAAAAAGAGGAGGAGAAAAAAAATGAAAACACTTCCAAGATGCCTTTTGGTGGAGGAAGCGGCGGCGGGGTATCCGTAAAACCTGTTGGCTTTCTGGTTGTAAACCAGAATCAGGTCCGACTGCTTCCGGTCGAAGGAAATATGATTGCAGAACGCATCATTGACGAAATGCCTAATCTGATGGATAAGTTTTCCCATATGGTTAATAGGAAAAGATTCCACCGCGAAGATGGGTATGAAGAGAGATGTTGA
- the cls gene encoding cardiolipin synthase, protein MTLSFTELSSHVVTILYGINILLACTVIFLERRNPTSTLAWILVLFLFPAGGAILYFMFSQNLTRKKMFQLGAEEHLKYAALLNKEIEDLQSGRLTFNDPAMENYKDMILLHQIQSQALFSQDNSVEIFTNGRKKFEDLFRTILEAKDHIHVLYFIIKRDSLGLQLIKILTVKAQEGVQVRLLVDSFGNKLRKDDFQPLIDAGGRVEKFFPSFLSYINLRLNYRNHRKLAVIDGQIGYIGGFNVGNEYINLKKKMGYWRDTHLKITGTAVHSMQTRFLLDWKVASGEKIKHSTKYYPEPAIIGTSGIQIVSSGPDSPHEEIKQGYIKMINSAKKSIYIHTPYFVPDSSILEVLKIAALSGVDVKIMIPNKPDHIFVYWATYSFVGELIKAGAKIYIYNNGFLHSKTIVVDKKIASVGTANFDIRSFRLNFEVNAFIYDVGISENLCKVYDEDLLFCTELTPEKYAKRSSLIKFKESISRLLAPVL, encoded by the coding sequence ATGACACTATCCTTTACAGAACTCAGTTCCCACGTTGTTACCATTCTATATGGTATCAATATCTTACTGGCCTGTACCGTTATTTTTTTAGAAAGAAGAAATCCAACCTCCACCTTGGCCTGGATTCTTGTTTTATTTTTGTTCCCCGCCGGTGGAGCGATTCTATATTTTATGTTTTCTCAGAATCTGACACGCAAAAAAATGTTCCAGCTTGGAGCGGAGGAACATTTGAAATATGCTGCGCTTTTAAACAAAGAAATTGAAGATCTTCAGTCCGGAAGATTGACCTTTAATGACCCAGCGATGGAAAACTACAAAGATATGATCCTACTGCATCAGATTCAGAGCCAGGCACTCTTTTCCCAGGACAATAGCGTAGAAATATTTACAAACGGCAGAAAAAAATTCGAAGACCTTTTCCGCACGATCCTCGAAGCCAAAGACCATATTCACGTTCTGTATTTTATTATTAAAAGAGATTCGTTGGGGCTGCAATTAATTAAAATTCTGACAGTAAAAGCCCAAGAAGGAGTTCAAGTTAGGCTGCTAGTTGATTCTTTCGGTAACAAACTACGGAAAGATGATTTCCAGCCACTGATCGATGCCGGCGGAAGGGTTGAAAAATTTTTCCCTTCGTTTCTGAGTTATATTAACCTGAGACTCAATTACAGAAACCACCGTAAACTAGCGGTTATCGACGGTCAAATTGGTTATATTGGCGGCTTCAATGTCGGTAATGAATACATCAACCTCAAGAAAAAAATGGGTTATTGGCGTGATACTCACCTCAAAATAACAGGCACAGCCGTTCATAGTATGCAGACGAGATTCCTACTCGACTGGAAAGTTGCTTCAGGTGAAAAAATTAAGCATTCGACGAAGTATTACCCAGAACCAGCAATCATCGGGACAAGCGGTATTCAGATCGTCTCCTCGGGTCCGGATTCTCCCCATGAAGAAATCAAGCAGGGTTATATCAAAATGATCAACTCTGCTAAGAAATCCATTTATATTCACACGCCTTATTTTGTACCTGACTCCAGTATTCTCGAAGTTCTGAAAATTGCCGCACTGTCCGGTGTTGATGTAAAAATAATGATCCCAAACAAACCGGATCATATTTTTGTCTACTGGGCAACGTATTCCTTTGTCGGGGAACTGATTAAAGCAGGGGCCAAGATCTATATCTACAATAATGGTTTTCTACACTCGAAAACCATCGTGGTCGATAAAAAAATAGCCTCTGTCGGTACAGCGAATTTTGACATCAGAAGTTTCCGACTAAATTTCGAAGTTAATGCATTTATTTACGATGTCGGCATTTCCGAAAATCTCTGCAAAGTTTATGATGAAGATCTGCTCTTCTGTACCGAACTAACGCCCGAAAAATATGCGAAGCGCTCCAGTCTGATCAAGTTTAAGGAATCCATTTCTCGACTTCTGGCGCCGGTACTATAG
- a CDS encoding NAD(P)/FAD-dependent oxidoreductase produces the protein MVKKVVVIGGGAAGMMAAGQAAFVGAEVVLLEKMTRLGSKIAISGKGRCNLTNAGDISNFVSFYPGNGKFLYASLKEFSNKALVYFFQDYGVETKVERGGRVFPTADDSEVIVEALKKYLKRTRVKIRLNQAVQKIMIEEGKVTGVQLAVSGEVIQADAVIVATGGASYPGTGSTGDGYTLAENAGHRIIKPLPALVPLKTLEKWPKELQGLTLKNTAASIWVDGKKQGEEFGEMLFTHFGVSGPIILTLSRIASKALDQKQKVELKIDLKPALTSEQIDLRLQRDFLKYGNKQFKNALDDLLPQSMIPVMVALSEVDPEKVVNKVTKEERRRLGRLFQELVLHITATLGMATAIVTSGGVDAKQINPATMESRLVKGLYFAGEVIDIDGVTGGYNLQAAFSTGYKAGKATARMS, from the coding sequence GTGGTTAAAAAGGTTGTTGTAATAGGCGGTGGCGCTGCAGGCATGATGGCAGCGGGCCAGGCTGCTTTCGTTGGGGCAGAGGTGGTACTCCTTGAAAAGATGACAAGACTCGGCAGTAAGATTGCGATCTCCGGTAAAGGTCGGTGCAACCTTACCAATGCGGGGGATATCAGTAATTTTGTAAGTTTTTATCCCGGAAATGGAAAATTTCTATATGCTTCCTTAAAAGAGTTCAGCAATAAGGCGCTGGTTTATTTTTTCCAAGACTATGGTGTTGAAACAAAAGTAGAAAGAGGTGGAAGAGTTTTTCCAACAGCCGATGATTCCGAGGTAATCGTTGAGGCTTTAAAAAAATATTTGAAACGAACACGTGTAAAAATAAGGCTTAACCAGGCTGTCCAAAAAATCATGATCGAAGAAGGGAAAGTAACCGGTGTTCAGCTGGCTGTCTCCGGTGAAGTAATTCAGGCAGATGCTGTGATCGTTGCTACGGGAGGAGCATCCTACCCTGGAACAGGATCAACCGGTGACGGGTATACACTGGCAGAAAATGCCGGACACCGGATCATTAAGCCGCTTCCTGCACTTGTTCCACTCAAAACCCTTGAAAAATGGCCCAAAGAACTTCAGGGACTGACGCTGAAGAATACGGCTGCCTCAATCTGGGTTGACGGGAAAAAGCAGGGAGAAGAATTTGGGGAGATGCTGTTTACGCATTTTGGTGTATCCGGTCCGATTATTCTAACCTTAAGCAGGATTGCTTCCAAGGCTTTGGACCAAAAACAGAAGGTTGAACTGAAAATCGACCTAAAGCCCGCCCTTACTTCTGAACAGATAGATTTAAGGCTGCAGAGGGATTTTCTGAAGTATGGCAACAAGCAGTTTAAGAACGCTCTGGACGATCTTCTTCCGCAGAGTATGATTCCTGTAATGGTCGCGTTATCGGAGGTTGACCCTGAGAAGGTCGTTAATAAGGTGACCAAAGAAGAGAGAAGAAGATTGGGCCGGTTATTTCAGGAGCTGGTACTTCATATAACGGCGACGCTCGGTATGGCGACAGCAATTGTTACCTCCGGGGGTGTTGATGCCAAGCAAATTAATCCAGCTACGATGGAATCCCGTTTGGTTAAAGGGTTGTATTTTGCCGGAGAGGTCATCGATATCGACGGCGTAACCGGTGGCTACAACCTCCAGGCAGCTTTCTCAACTGGCTACAAAGCCGGAAAAGCGACGGCCAGGATGAGCTAA
- a CDS encoding HD domain-containing protein, whose product MEKLLLKYDDYFLTVARPIIEHDEYQKMRVIPHHHGSVFEHSLDVAYLSYKIAMKFRLDVISTIRGALLHDFYLYKFKKRKNKNLLAESYRHSRNHPKVAVKNAQKYFELNKKEQDIISNHMFPVGLPRSYEAWVTTIADKSLALTEYTTRVYSFAYLKLYPYLVQKSA is encoded by the coding sequence ATGGAAAAATTATTATTAAAGTATGATGATTATTTTCTTACAGTAGCCAGACCCATTATCGAGCATGATGAATACCAAAAAATGAGAGTCATCCCGCATCACCATGGCTCAGTCTTTGAGCACTCTCTGGACGTTGCTTATCTATCTTATAAGATTGCCATGAAGTTCAGACTTGATGTCATTTCGACGATCAGAGGAGCACTTCTACACGATTTCTACTTATACAAATTTAAGAAAAGAAAAAACAAGAACTTGCTAGCGGAAAGCTACCGGCATTCACGCAATCATCCGAAGGTTGCGGTGAAAAACGCGCAAAAATACTTTGAACTGAATAAAAAAGAACAGGATATTATTTCCAATCATATGTTCCCCGTTGGACTGCCAAGAAGTTATGAAGCCTGGGTAACTACAATTGCGGATAAAAGCCTGGCACTTACCGAATACACCACGAGGGTATACAGCTTTGCATATCTGAAACTGTATCCTTATCTGGTTCAAAAATCTGCTTAA
- a CDS encoding spore maturation protein: MTIISELARWAIPFILFFVPLYGYFHKVPVYETFVEGAENGFKTAVKIIPFLIGMLVSIKVFVDSGALDLLINLLRPLFLAMGWNPDLLGIVPLAVMRPLSGSGALGVATELIHQYGPDSFIGRLASTLQGSTDTTFFVLAVYFGSVGIKKHRYALKVGLLADAVGLIASIWIVSRVFG; the protein is encoded by the coding sequence ATGACCATCATTTCCGAGCTTGCCAGATGGGCTATCCCATTTATTTTATTTTTTGTGCCGCTTTATGGTTACTTCCATAAAGTCCCTGTCTATGAAACATTCGTTGAGGGGGCGGAGAATGGCTTTAAAACTGCCGTCAAAATTATTCCGTTTTTAATTGGGATGTTGGTTTCCATTAAAGTGTTTGTGGATTCTGGCGCCCTGGATCTGCTAATAAACCTTCTTCGACCTCTTTTTTTAGCCATGGGATGGAATCCCGATTTGTTAGGCATTGTTCCTTTAGCCGTCATGCGTCCGCTGAGTGGTTCAGGGGCCCTTGGTGTTGCAACCGAACTGATCCATCAATACGGACCTGATTCGTTTATCGGTAGGCTTGCTTCCACGCTTCAGGGAAGTACGGATACCACTTTTTTTGTGCTTGCCGTCTATTTTGGTTCAGTCGGCATCAAAAAACACAGATATGCTTTAAAAGTCGGACTGCTCGCTGATGCAGTCGGATTGATTGCTTCAATTTGGATTGTCAGCAGGGTCTTTGGCTAA
- a CDS encoding pseudouridine synthase encodes MDCSGYQSERLQKAMARLGIASRRHAEILISQGLVKVNGQTITQPGFKVTPEDVIKVGAKTYSSGPSEDLVYVMLYKPAGVITSVTDPHQRKTVIDLLGQNIKERVYPVGRLDYDTSGLLLLTNDGELTFRLTHPSFGVEKVYRASVAGNISDQAIRTLESGVRLEDGMTSPAKIKKLSRDKNGNQTEIELAIHEGKNRQVRRMLEQVGYPVFRLRRICFGPLQLDPKMTAGEYRLLTTSEVNALKEAVSIR; translated from the coding sequence ATGGATTGTTCCGGATACCAATCTGAACGTTTGCAAAAGGCGATGGCTCGTTTGGGCATCGCTTCTCGGCGTCATGCTGAAATTCTAATCAGTCAGGGACTTGTAAAAGTGAATGGACAGACCATAACGCAGCCGGGTTTTAAGGTAACGCCTGAGGATGTCATCAAAGTCGGCGCTAAGACGTATTCTTCAGGACCAAGTGAAGACCTTGTCTACGTCATGCTTTATAAACCTGCGGGTGTTATTACAAGTGTTACCGATCCCCATCAAAGGAAAACAGTCATTGATTTACTTGGCCAGAATATTAAAGAAAGAGTCTATCCGGTTGGCAGACTGGATTATGACACTTCGGGACTTCTGCTTCTGACCAATGACGGGGAGCTGACATTTCGGCTAACGCATCCAAGTTTTGGCGTGGAAAAAGTATACCGGGCCTCAGTCGCCGGTAATATTTCTGATCAGGCAATCAGGACGCTTGAGTCGGGTGTACGCCTCGAGGATGGGATGACTTCTCCTGCGAAAATTAAGAAGCTTTCCCGTGATAAAAACGGTAACCAGACTGAAATTGAGCTTGCCATTCACGAGGGAAAGAACAGGCAGGTTAGGAGAATGCTTGAGCAGGTCGGATACCCCGTCTTTCGCTTGCGCAGAATCTGTTTTGGCCCGCTCCAGCTGGATCCAAAAATGACGGCAGGAGAATACCGACTGTTAACGACTTCTGAAGTCAATGCTTTGAAGGAAGCGGTAAGTATACGGTAA
- a CDS encoding 4Fe-4S dicluster domain-containing protein, protein MKKYNQMLYHPDNCLNKKKPYPRECRLCIEACSHKSIGDKKEISIENCTECGVCMAVCPSDGFVDRDMKNLGEYLLENGNCVLNCPMAAPAGYEIACLGMLDRDAWTVLMLLAESKQVRILTGDCSNCQDKQAAAVSKRFYLEVSQQWTDHPGLKLEILSAEEGAAKSDYDPGRFARNRSKKGLKNRLREFGKDRVKAAFPAIEAEESYAIPRTRQWLAETLKQKPNKKVPFQAIRYTDHCNGCGVCTKICPQQALTLKQKENKMLLIYEPLQCVQCGRCVDICGSRALSFAYRMFPFKFLAGKVIVGEANSYYCRECGKQIFIDTDSGLCAACAAHSTNIEGR, encoded by the coding sequence ATGAAGAAATACAATCAAATGCTGTATCATCCTGACAACTGTCTGAACAAGAAGAAGCCCTATCCCCGGGAATGCAGGCTGTGTATTGAAGCCTGTTCGCACAAGTCTATCGGTGATAAGAAAGAGATTTCGATAGAAAACTGTACGGAATGCGGTGTCTGTATGGCCGTTTGCCCCTCTGACGGTTTTGTGGACAGAGACATGAAAAACCTCGGAGAGTACCTTTTGGAAAACGGAAATTGCGTATTAAATTGTCCAATGGCTGCGCCTGCCGGTTATGAAATTGCCTGCCTCGGGATGCTGGACAGAGATGCCTGGACAGTTTTAATGCTTTTGGCTGAATCTAAACAGGTCAGAATCCTTACAGGGGACTGTTCCAACTGCCAGGATAAACAGGCTGCAGCGGTTAGCAAGCGCTTCTATCTGGAGGTCAGTCAGCAATGGACGGATCATCCCGGTTTAAAGCTGGAAATTCTCTCCGCTGAAGAAGGTGCAGCAAAATCGGATTATGATCCCGGACGCTTTGCCCGTAACCGGTCAAAAAAAGGGTTGAAAAACAGGTTGCGTGAATTTGGCAAAGATAGAGTCAAGGCCGCGTTTCCAGCTATCGAAGCAGAAGAATCCTATGCCATTCCGAGAACCCGCCAATGGCTGGCAGAGACACTGAAACAGAAACCAAATAAAAAGGTGCCTTTTCAGGCAATCAGATATACCGATCATTGTAACGGCTGCGGCGTTTGTACCAAAATATGTCCTCAGCAGGCGCTCACGCTGAAACAGAAAGAAAATAAAATGCTTTTGATTTATGAACCGCTCCAGTGCGTTCAATGCGGTCGCTGTGTGGACATCTGCGGTTCCAGGGCTCTGAGCTTCGCATATCGGATGTTTCCGTTCAAGTTTCTGGCCGGCAAGGTTATCGTCGGAGAAGCGAATTCCTATTATTGTCGGGAGTGCGGCAAACAGATCTTCATCGATACGGATTCAGGCCTATGTGCTGCTTGTGCAGCGCATTCCACGAATATTGAAGGTAGGTAA
- a CDS encoding FadR/GntR family transcriptional regulator, which produces MNLKPAKTKRIYEEIVDQISTLVAEGQIKAGDRLPSERDLAERLQVSRASVREALSALEIMGLLEVRSGEGTYIKHINIASVIAPLPWVLSLEKDTIYEMMEIRKILETQAAALAAERAEYQDLSAMRGSLTEIRKGLNAGWQGYPCDRDFHDAIAKGTKNKMLIRMLHVTSDIMHQTLKTNWAGTFEKESMSELLYQEHKEIYQAIEAKLPEEAHAGMLRHLERIENEFRKGYE; this is translated from the coding sequence ATGAATCTGAAACCAGCAAAAACGAAAAGAATCTACGAAGAAATAGTTGATCAAATCAGTACGCTGGTTGCTGAAGGACAAATCAAAGCAGGTGATAGGCTTCCTTCCGAACGGGATCTTGCGGAGAGGCTGCAGGTCAGCAGGGCGTCTGTCCGGGAAGCGCTCAGTGCTTTGGAGATTATGGGTTTGCTGGAAGTCCGAAGCGGAGAGGGGACCTATATCAAACATATTAATATCGCGTCTGTTATTGCTCCTTTGCCATGGGTGCTTTCTCTGGAAAAAGATACCATTTATGAAATGATGGAGATAAGAAAAATCCTGGAGACGCAGGCTGCCGCACTGGCAGCGGAAAGGGCTGAATATCAGGATCTTTCCGCAATGAGGGGTTCTCTTACTGAGATCAGAAAGGGTTTGAATGCAGGCTGGCAGGGCTATCCCTGTGACCGGGATTTTCACGATGCTATAGCTAAAGGAACGAAGAATAAGATGCTGATCCGCATGCTCCATGTAACTTCAGATATCATGCACCAGACATTGAAGACGAATTGGGCAGGTACTTTTGAAAAAGAGAGCATGTCGGAACTTCTTTATCAGGAACATAAGGAAATATATCAGGCGATCGAAGCAAAATTACCTGAAGAAGCGCATGCCGGAATGCTTCGTCATCTCGAAAGAATTGAAAATGAATTTCGCAAAGGATACGAATAA
- a CDS encoding DUF2953 domain-containing protein — translation MTILALLIACLIWVLVLALFKINLVIDYTFKNFSSVLKIHYQAALFRSNLEINIPAEMVSGGFLYFLLNSIENIQQNDCLHRKSNKNTDPTRKRYRLIKHFLREAVRHYGYSTASIRRLQQGLSNIIRAFYRKIKVHCLQADLELGCRDAAETGYLTGACWTTFGFITARLHRHISLKQEDFTYRVTPNFTEKIFLFKLCCILNLKSSHIIFTGYKFLLMILKNRRTRNYG, via the coding sequence ATGACGATTCTTGCACTGCTCATAGCTTGTTTGATTTGGGTGCTGGTTTTAGCACTGTTTAAAATCAATCTGGTCATCGATTACACTTTCAAAAATTTTAGCAGTGTGCTGAAGATCCATTATCAAGCTGCGTTGTTTCGGTCCAATCTGGAGATCAACATTCCGGCGGAGATGGTCTCGGGTGGCTTTCTTTATTTTCTGCTGAATAGCATAGAAAATATACAGCAAAACGACTGTCTACATAGAAAATCAAATAAGAATACTGACCCAACTAGAAAACGCTACCGGCTGATAAAGCATTTTTTGCGGGAAGCTGTTCGTCATTATGGCTATTCCACCGCAAGTATCAGGCGGTTGCAACAAGGTCTTTCTAACATTATCCGGGCTTTTTACCGCAAAATAAAAGTTCATTGCCTGCAGGCTGATCTTGAGCTTGGTTGCAGGGATGCTGCCGAGACGGGTTACTTGACGGGAGCCTGCTGGACAACCTTTGGATTTATTACGGCAAGACTACACAGGCATATCTCGCTAAAGCAAGAAGATTTTACATACCGTGTAACTCCAAATTTTACTGAAAAAATATTTTTATTCAAACTTTGCTGCATATTAAATCTGAAAAGCAGCCATATTATTTTTACAGGTTATAAATTCCTATTAATGATCTTAAAAAACAGGAGGACTAGGAATTATGGATGA
- a CDS encoding type II CAAX endopeptidase family protein, whose product MKLNFKVLAYFIIGVAAVFLLMPFVSYSIYQIIPEIQTTYYLSMIASNTLFVILIILITLKNRLSLNDLGWRRISITSALIDVFRICFLAWLINMIYMVLLYYSGQMAAENELVKLLQNPTIPMLIANIFLIAVIVPFIEETLFRGVLLGCLRNYSGKWTAIIISACIFSALHFDLTGFIPKLVLGIGLGFLYTKHNSIYPAIGLHALNNLLAVIGVSVS is encoded by the coding sequence ATGAAGTTAAATTTCAAGGTCTTGGCTTATTTTATAATCGGTGTGGCAGCTGTTTTTTTACTGATGCCATTCGTCAGTTATTCTATCTATCAGATTATTCCTGAAATCCAAACGACCTATTATCTTTCAATGATTGCTTCGAATACCCTGTTTGTTATTTTGATTATACTGATTACGCTCAAAAATAGGCTTTCCCTGAATGACCTGGGCTGGAGAAGGATCAGTATTACTTCAGCCCTTATTGATGTATTTAGAATCTGTTTTTTGGCCTGGCTGATTAATATGATCTACATGGTACTTCTGTATTATTCAGGCCAGATGGCGGCAGAGAATGAACTGGTAAAGCTCCTGCAGAACCCAACAATTCCCATGTTAATTGCGAACATTTTTCTGATCGCCGTTATTGTTCCTTTTATTGAGGAAACACTGTTCCGGGGAGTACTGCTCGGCTGTTTACGGAATTATTCTGGCAAATGGACGGCGATTATAATCAGTGCCTGTATTTTTTCAGCGCTGCATTTTGATTTGACCGGCTTCATTCCGAAGTTGGTTCTCGGAATCGGACTTGGTTTTTTATATACCAAACATAATTCGATTTATCCGGCAATCGGGCTTCATGCGCTGAATAACTTACTGGCGGTTATCGGGGTTTCCGTATCTTAA
- a CDS encoding HutP family protein has product MVPDSKTVALAALRMAMSETREEEGALKQQFLADNIKTVAVDYGGDYLASIKKLVERAIVASKREGVIHDSHGDEGAVAGATREALSQIMPKAAGLNIGGKIGIAHRGDHLSVAVFFGVGLLHLDEVAVGLGHRVAPRS; this is encoded by the coding sequence ATGGTGCCGGATAGTAAAACGGTTGCTCTGGCTGCTTTAAGAATGGCGATGAGTGAAACCAGAGAAGAAGAAGGTGCGCTTAAACAGCAATTTTTAGCAGATAACATCAAGACAGTTGCCGTGGATTATGGCGGAGATTATCTTGCTTCAATTAAAAAGCTTGTCGAAAGGGCGATTGTTGCTTCGAAACGCGAAGGGGTCATTCACGATTCCCATGGCGACGAAGGGGCTGTTGCTGGTGCCACACGAGAGGCTTTAAGCCAGATTATGCCGAAAGCAGCGGGGCTGAATATCGGAGGGAAAATTGGGATTGCCCACCGCGGTGACCATCTCAGCGTGGCCGTGTTTTTTGGGGTAGGACTGCTGCATTTAGATGAAGTGGCCGTAGGTCTTGGACACAGGGTTGCCCCGAGAAGCTGA